The proteins below come from a single Longimicrobiales bacterium genomic window:
- a CDS encoding response regulator, whose translation MTESPSSILLVEDDPLLRQAFRLLLEDAGYRVQEAGTAAEALETVGAEPPDLVLLDLGLPDRPGLDVAREVSGSPATAHIPIVALTGRVGAAEQRACMEAGCTQYLTKPVEPRELLRRLPALLAGNDTPA comes from the coding sequence ATGACTGAATCCCCCAGTTCGATCCTCCTGGTCGAAGATGATCCCCTGCTCCGCCAGGCGTTCCGGCTGCTGCTCGAGGACGCCGGCTACCGGGTGCAGGAGGCGGGCACGGCGGCCGAAGCGCTGGAAACCGTTGGGGCAGAGCCACCGGATCTGGTGCTGCTCGACCTCGGCCTGCCGGACAGGCCGGGGCTCGACGTCGCGCGCGAGGTGTCGGGCAGTCCGGCGACGGCGCACATCCCGATCGTCGCCCTGACTGGCCGTGTCGGCGCCGCCGAGCAGCGCGCGTGCATGGAAGCGGGCTGCACGCAGTACCTCACCAAGCCGGTCGAGCCGCGCGAGCTGCTGCGCCGGCTCCCCGCCCTGCTTGCCGGAAACGACACGCCGGCCTGA
- a CDS encoding ABC transporter ATP-binding protein: MKDTPRTGSIRSYQAMLPYARPYTGGIIAGILLIVVAAGFAALVPWMVGRSIDVLGEADITTGGVALHALGIIAIAAVGGVARFGMRQLLNGISRRMETDLRDELFDHLLRLDAGFYAGVRTGDLMSRATNDTNAVRMAIGPGIMYMVNTVVATAFSLTFMLRYDVRLTLVALLPLVLLGPVMLYFSRRLHAGWEAVQEHFGVVQTMVQENLSGVRIVRAYGQESAQEREFDELNAGYLEKNMVLARISAVFHPTLSALTGVGMLVVFWYGGTLVMRGAMSAGDFIAFGIYLAMLIWPMIAIGWVTNLFQRGAAALTRIQSVLLRQPDVQDPAEPALLHPVRGGIEFRNVTFRYPKSERLVLEDVSLRIEPGQTAALVGPTGSGKSTVVALLTRRYDPTSGVVLLDGVPLPELSLSQLRDAIGVVPQDTFVFSETIAQNIALGLPREEGTDDAPSTPLLADVDAERLDRRIEEAARVARLTETIASFPHGFATRLGERGVNLSGGQRQRATLARALARDPAVLVLDDALSAVDTHTETQILEALRDVVRARTALIISHRVSAVMHADRIFVLDDGRIVEEGTHGELIARNGLYAQLLHRQLLAEELEDTPLAAAEGDV; the protein is encoded by the coding sequence ATGAAGGACACTCCCAGGACCGGCTCGATCCGCAGCTACCAGGCAATGCTGCCGTATGCCCGCCCCTACACGGGCGGGATCATCGCCGGGATCCTGCTGATCGTCGTGGCCGCGGGGTTTGCCGCGCTGGTGCCGTGGATGGTCGGCCGCAGCATCGACGTTCTCGGCGAGGCGGACATCACGACCGGCGGGGTCGCGCTGCACGCGCTCGGCATCATCGCCATCGCGGCGGTGGGCGGGGTCGCCCGCTTCGGCATGCGCCAGCTTCTCAACGGCATCAGCCGTCGCATGGAGACCGACCTGCGCGACGAGCTCTTCGATCACCTGCTGCGCCTGGACGCCGGTTTCTACGCCGGAGTGCGCACGGGCGACCTGATGAGCCGCGCGACCAACGACACGAATGCCGTGCGCATGGCGATCGGGCCGGGCATCATGTACATGGTGAACACGGTCGTAGCGACGGCGTTCTCGCTGACGTTCATGCTGCGTTACGACGTCCGGCTCACCCTCGTTGCCCTGCTGCCCCTGGTACTTCTCGGGCCGGTCATGCTCTACTTCTCGCGGCGGCTGCACGCGGGGTGGGAAGCGGTGCAGGAGCACTTCGGCGTCGTGCAGACGATGGTGCAGGAGAACCTGAGCGGTGTCCGCATCGTGCGCGCATACGGGCAGGAGAGTGCGCAGGAGCGTGAGTTCGACGAGCTGAACGCGGGCTACCTCGAGAAGAACATGGTGCTGGCGCGCATCTCCGCGGTCTTCCACCCGACGCTGTCGGCGCTGACCGGGGTCGGCATGCTGGTCGTGTTCTGGTACGGCGGCACGCTGGTGATGCGCGGCGCGATGTCCGCCGGCGACTTCATCGCGTTCGGCATCTACCTCGCCATGCTGATCTGGCCGATGATCGCGATCGGCTGGGTCACCAACCTGTTCCAGCGCGGTGCCGCAGCGCTGACCCGCATCCAGTCGGTCCTGCTGCGCCAGCCGGACGTGCAGGATCCCGCCGAGCCTGCCCTGCTGCACCCGGTGCGAGGCGGCATCGAGTTCCGCAACGTGACGTTCCGCTACCCGAAGTCGGAGCGCCTGGTGCTGGAGGACGTCAGCCTGCGCATCGAGCCGGGGCAGACGGCGGCGCTGGTCGGGCCGACCGGCTCGGGCAAGTCGACGGTCGTGGCGCTGCTCACGCGCCGCTACGATCCGACGAGCGGTGTCGTGCTGCTCGACGGCGTGCCGCTGCCGGAGCTCTCGCTGTCGCAGCTGCGCGACGCGATCGGCGTCGTGCCGCAGGATACGTTCGTATTCTCGGAAACGATCGCGCAGAACATCGCGCTCGGCCTGCCGCGCGAGGAGGGCACGGACGACGCGCCGTCCACCCCGCTGCTCGCGGACGTCGATGCCGAGCGCCTCGATCGTCGCATCGAGGAGGCCGCGCGGGTCGCACGGCTGACGGAGACGATTGCCTCGTTCCCGCACGGCTTCGCGACGCGGCTCGGCGAGCGCGGCGTCAACCTGTCCGGCGGCCAGCGCCAGCGCGCAACACTGGCGCGGGCACTGGCGCGCGACCCGGCCGTGCTCGTGCTCGACGACGCGCTCTCGGCCGTCGATACGCACACGGAAACGCAGATCCTGGAGGCGCTGCGCGACGTCGTACGTGCGCGCACCGCGCTCATCATCAGTCATCGGGTGAGCGCGGTCATGCACGCCGACCGGATCTTCGTGCTGGACGACGGCCGGATCGTCGAGGAGGGAACGCACGGGGAGCTGATCGCGCGCAACGGCCTGTATGCGCAGCTGCTGCACCGCCAGCTTCTGGCCGAAGAGCTGGAGGATACGCCGCTTGCCGCTGCCGAGGGGGATGTCTAG
- the ggt gene encoding gamma-glutamyltransferase, translating into MKRSPAQQDDHRRGAVFSRRGFPGTGALRHMLTHVSASAAILLAACAPFAEAPPTPPTEVTQAVPDEWRFALDATPAVAERGMVTSDAPLATDAGVRILREGGNAVDAAVATAFALAVVYPEAGNLGGGGFMVTRLADGTTASLDFREKAPLAATRDMYLDAQGNTTDRSVVGYLASGVPGAVAGLYAAHERFGSMPWEDVVAPAIRLAEEGFIVDAELAGSIAGAAERLGQFEGSRTLFLPGGTPIAEGTRWRIPELAATLRRIAEHGPAGFYEGETADLIVAEMQRGGGIITHEDLRRYEAKWRDPVVFLYRGHTVISMPPPSSGGLTLALIANILEGYDLRALGWHSPESLHYTAEAMRRAFADRNHYLGDPDFVDVPRPQFLSEQYASQLRSQITPRRATPSADVRPGSLHFDEPEHTTHFSVVDEDGNAVALTTTINDLYGSGVTVSGAGFVLNDEMDDFTSKPGEPNMFGLVQGEANAIEPEKRMLSAMTPTIVLEPETNRPVILAGARGGPRIITATWQVISNMIDHDMDVTTAVAAPRIHHQHLPDVLRYETGGFTPDVLSTLQRYGHELEEIGGIGTSPALLRLDGRWRGAFDPRTGGKAAGY; encoded by the coding sequence TTGAAGCGCAGTCCCGCACAGCAGGACGACCACCGGAGAGGCGCGGTCTTCTCACGCAGAGGTTTCCCGGGCACCGGCGCACTCCGGCACATGCTGACGCATGTGTCTGCATCCGCCGCAATTCTGCTCGCCGCCTGTGCCCCCTTTGCCGAAGCGCCGCCGACACCGCCGACGGAGGTGACGCAGGCGGTTCCCGACGAGTGGCGCTTCGCGCTCGATGCGACGCCCGCCGTCGCCGAACGCGGCATGGTGACCAGCGATGCGCCGCTCGCGACCGATGCGGGCGTGCGCATCCTGCGCGAGGGCGGCAACGCGGTCGACGCCGCGGTTGCTACCGCGTTCGCACTCGCGGTCGTCTACCCCGAGGCAGGCAACCTCGGCGGCGGCGGCTTCATGGTCACGCGCCTGGCCGACGGCACGACGGCGTCGCTCGACTTCCGGGAAAAGGCGCCGCTCGCCGCCACGCGCGACATGTACCTGGACGCGCAGGGCAACACGACGGACCGATCGGTGGTCGGATACCTGGCGTCCGGCGTACCGGGCGCGGTCGCCGGACTGTATGCCGCACACGAACGCTTCGGCAGCATGCCCTGGGAGGACGTGGTAGCACCGGCGATCCGCCTCGCCGAAGAGGGCTTCATCGTGGACGCGGAGCTGGCCGGATCCATTGCGGGAGCGGCCGAGCGGCTCGGACAGTTCGAGGGATCACGCACGCTGTTCCTGCCGGGCGGGACGCCGATCGCCGAGGGTACGCGCTGGCGCATTCCGGAACTCGCGGCAACACTGCGCCGCATCGCGGAGCACGGGCCGGCCGGTTTCTACGAGGGTGAGACAGCCGATCTGATCGTCGCCGAGATGCAGCGCGGTGGCGGGATCATCACGCACGAGGACCTGCGGCGCTACGAGGCGAAGTGGCGCGACCCCGTCGTCTTCCTCTACCGCGGCCACACGGTCATCTCCATGCCACCGCCCAGCTCGGGCGGCCTCACGCTCGCGCTGATCGCGAACATCCTCGAGGGCTACGACCTGCGTGCGCTCGGCTGGCATTCGCCCGAGTCGCTGCATTACACCGCCGAGGCGATGCGCCGCGCATTCGCCGATCGCAACCACTACCTGGGCGACCCCGACTTCGTCGACGTACCGCGGCCACAGTTCCTCTCGGAGCAGTACGCGTCGCAGCTCCGCAGCCAGATCACGCCGCGGCGCGCCACGCCCTCCGCCGACGTGCGTCCCGGCTCGCTTCACTTCGACGAGCCCGAGCACACGACGCATTTCTCCGTCGTCGACGAGGACGGCAACGCGGTCGCGCTCACGACCACGATCAATGACCTCTACGGCTCCGGCGTCACCGTGAGCGGCGCCGGGTTCGTCCTGAACGACGAGATGGACGACTTCACGTCCAAGCCGGGCGAGCCGAACATGTTCGGTCTCGTGCAGGGCGAGGCGAACGCGATCGAGCCGGAAAAGCGGATGCTGTCGGCGATGACGCCTACGATCGTGCTCGAGCCCGAGACCAACCGCCCGGTCATCCTCGCCGGCGCCCGCGGCGGCCCCCGCATCATTACCGCGACCTGGCAGGTCATCTCCAACATGATCGACCACGACATGGACGTGACCACCGCCGTCGCCGCGCCCCGCATCCATCACCAGCACCTCCCGGACGTGCTGCGCTACGAGACCGGCGGCTTCACGCCGGACGTGCTGAGCACGCTGCAGCGCTACGGCCACGAGCTGGAGGAGATCGGCGGCATCGGCACCTCACCGGCGCTGCTGCGCCTGGATGGCCGCTGGCGCGGGGCGTTCGATCCGCGGACGGGAGGAAAGGCAGCTGGCTACTGA